A single region of the Anomaloglossus baeobatrachus isolate aAnoBae1 chromosome 2, aAnoBae1.hap1, whole genome shotgun sequence genome encodes:
- the SETD4 gene encoding SET domain-containing protein 4 encodes MKMNPKQGRTGRRRKKKVLETSTVNASHEWRYVRLMRWMKERGFRDKRLRTAHFPDTGRGLMSAQRLQPGELIISLPESCLLTTSTVLCSYLGNYIRGWRPPVSPLLALCTFLVLERYLGERSPWQPYLDILPSAYDCPVYWEAETVNYLPDPVKQKAVEQRRAVQDFFSSAQPFFRSLDPLFPRILEDIVTYEAVRWAWCTVNTRTVYKKHVHKECFSAEQDVYALAPYLDLLNHNAGVQVEAAFNEKTRCYEIRTKELYKKYEQVFICYGHHDNQRLLLEYGFTAADNPHQSVYVTEDTILQFVSRKDKQLQKKLSLLKENGFLENLTFGKDGPSWRLLTASRLLCLGADEFTNWKKVLLGRFVSESNEGASEDLVRKICLHLLDQTSRVLAEISSRKSEETADPHLVLVEALRQEEKEILTSSANILQNGGAT; translated from the exons TGAATGCGAGTCATGAATGGCGGTACGTCCGGCTGATGAGGTGGATGAAGGAGAGAGGATTTCGGGACAAGCGGCTGAGGACGGCACATTTCCCAG ATACAGGGAGGGGACTGATGAGCGCTCAGCGGCTGCAG CCAGGAGAGCTGATCATTTCCTTACCAGAGTCTTGCCTGCTGACCACCAGCACCGTCCTCTGCAGTTACCTTGGCAACTATATCCGCGG GTGGCGCCCGCCTGTGTCCCCTCTGCTGGCTCTGTGCACATTTTTGGTCCTTGAAAGATATTTAGGAGAACGGTCCCCATGGCAACCGTACTTGGATATATTACCCAGCGCCTACGACTGTCCAGTGTACTGGGAAGCGGAGACTGTGAATTATTTGCCAGATCCTGTTAAACAGAAAGCCGTGGAGCAGCGGCGCGCGGTGCAGGACTTCTTCTCCTCAGCGCAGCCGTTCTTCAGGTCCCTGGACCCCTTGTTTCCGAGGATCCTGGAGGACATAGTGACCTATGAAGCCGTGCGGTGGGCCTGGTGCACGGTGAATACAAGGACAGTGTATAAGAAGCACGTCCACAAGGAATGTTTTTCTGCTGAGCAGGATGTGTACGCTCTGGCGCCATATTTAGATCTACTGAACCACAATGCAGGGGTGCAG GTTGAAGCTGCCTTCAATGAGAAGACTCGATGTTACGAGATCAGGACTAAGGAACTGTATAAGAAATATGAGCAGGTGTTTATATGCTACGGACACCATGATAACCAGCGCCTCCTGCTGGAGTACGGCTTTACTGCAGCTGACAACCCTCATCAAAGTGTGTATGTGACAGAAG ATACCATCCTGCAGTTTGTGTCCAGAAAAGACAAACAATTACAGAAGAAATTGTCACTGCTAAAAGAAAATGGCTTTTTAGA GAATCTGACGTTCGGGAAGGATGGTCCCTCCTGGAGGCTCCTGACGGCGAGCAGACTCCTGTGCCTCGGAGCTGATGAATT CACAAACTGGAAAAAAGTCCTTCTGGGAAGATTTGTTTCTGAGTCCAATGAAGGAGCCTCCGAGGATCTGGTGAGGAAAATCTGCCTCCATTTACTAGATCAGACCTCCCGGGTGCTGGCCGAG ATCTCATCTCGGAAAAGCGAGGAGACGGCAGACCCTCACCTTGTTTTAGTGGAAGCTTTAAGACAAGAAGAAAAAGAGATTCTGACCTCATCTGCCAATATCCTACAGAATGGAGGAGCAACGTGA